In Bacteroidota bacterium, a single window of DNA contains:
- a CDS encoding helix-turn-helix domain-containing protein, whose protein sequence is MGRGRPLVIPWQDDLQTFVVLFRHERDPDMRARLQALMLLRQGRTLAEVSLVVGVHYRTLQRWVSWYRDGGLQELRLHKQGGGKGRPPRLNAEQLAELIQHARRQGFSSWKEAALWVEHRFGVCYTYWGMRSLFRRHRLRLRRGPS, encoded by the coding sequence ATGGGGCGCGGACGCCCACTGGTGATCCCGTGGCAGGATGATCTACAGACCTTTGTGGTTCTGTTTCGCCATGAGCGCGATCCGGACATGCGGGCCCGACTGCAGGCCCTTATGCTGTTGCGTCAGGGGCGCACGCTCGCCGAGGTAAGCTTAGTGGTTGGGGTCCACTACCGAACGCTGCAGCGGTGGGTGAGCTGGTACCGAGATGGGGGCTTACAGGAGCTACGGCTGCACAAGCAGGGGGGAGGAAAGGGCCGGCCGCCGCGCCTAAACGCGGAGCAGCTTGCGGAGCTCATCCAGCACGCCCGCCGCCAGGGTTTCAGCTCCTGGAAGGAGGCCGCCCTCTGGGTAGAGCATCGCTTTGGGGTGTGTTATACGTACTGGGGCATGCGCTCGCTATTTCGGCGCCACCGGTTGCGCCTGCGCCGCGGCCCTTCCTAA
- the rpe gene encoding ribulose-phosphate 3-epimerase — protein sequence MAAKVRIAPSVLSADLARLAEVVRAVEAGGADWLHCDVMDGHFVPNISFGPMLLEALRRISALPLDVHLMIADPDRYLEVFARAGAFQIHVHVEACVHLHRTVTRIRELGLRAGVAINPATPLGALEEILPEVDAVLLMSVDPGFGGQSLLPRTYERLRRLRELCRALGVAPLVLVDGGVDPRNAPHLVEAGADVLVAGHSVFAQADPEQAVRALREAAQQAFARWA from the coding sequence ATGGCCGCTAAAGTCCGCATAGCCCCCTCTGTGCTGAGCGCCGATCTTGCGCGGCTGGCTGAGGTCGTGCGCGCCGTCGAGGCCGGAGGGGCCGACTGGCTGCACTGCGACGTCATGGACGGGCACTTCGTGCCAAACATCAGCTTCGGCCCTATGCTGTTGGAGGCCCTGCGGCGCATCTCGGCGCTCCCGCTCGATGTGCACCTCATGATCGCGGATCCGGACCGGTACCTGGAGGTCTTCGCCCGGGCCGGGGCCTTTCAGATACACGTGCACGTGGAGGCCTGCGTGCACCTACACCGGACCGTAACGCGCATCCGCGAGCTGGGCTTGCGCGCGGGGGTGGCGATCAATCCGGCCACGCCGCTGGGGGCGCTCGAGGAGATCCTGCCCGAGGTGGACGCGGTGCTGCTCATGTCCGTCGATCCGGGCTTTGGGGGTCAGAGCCTGCTACCCCGCACCTACGAGCGGCTGCGCCGGCTGCGCGAGCTCTGCCGCGCCCTGGGCGTGGCCCCATTGGTGCTCGTAGACGGGGGCGTGGACCCGCGGAACGCCCCGCACCTGGTGGAGGCGGGGGCCGATGTGCTCGTGGCCGGCCACAGCGTCTTCGCGCAGGCCGATCCGGAGCAGGCCGTACGGGCCCTGCGGGAGGCGGCCCAACAGGCCTTCGCTCGATGGGCTTAG